One genomic segment of Suttonella sp. R2A3 includes these proteins:
- the putA gene encoding bifunctional proline dehydrogenase/L-glutamate gamma-semialdehyde dehydrogenase PutA, producing the protein MSDLATFRQWYLADEAKAVQRLLEAAAWQEGELDRVSEIGRGLIDAIRAGEGVGLLDAFLQEYALSSEEGIALMCLAEAMMRVPDSDTLDELIYDKFGRAKWRSHVGKSDSFWVNAATWGMLFTGKVVNFGREDEERFGNTLQRLMRNSSEPVIRNAVRQGIKIMGKQFILGETIETAMKRGKKMQERGYRYSFDMLGEGARTERDAERYYQSYLNALEAIGMAQSQGNPIDNSGLSVKLSAIHPRYEVMTEDQCVPELIERMLELCKRAKKYNIGLTIDAEEAWRLELSMDVIKALCEDESLKDWQGLGLAVQAYQKRCPELLDWLIALGQKHNRRFMVRLVKGAYWDSEIKWYQEQGLAGYPVFTRKDNTDVSYLACARKMLGAQDEIFPQFATHNAHTVAAILAITADKDLEFELQRLHGMGEVLHAEVVEKGERKVPSRIYAPVGTHKDLLSYLVRRLLENGANSSFVNHISNDEVSADQLLTDPVAKVAALDNVTNEHIPLPRDIYPTRTNSKGFDLTFPPVIEHFRNILKEKPDWQAASLVVDYQPDMSQAKDVNSPADRNRRIGTVCEADEALAKQAITAAEQGFSAWSQTSAKHRAALTRALADQYEAHMDDWLRLCIFEAGKMWGDAVAEMREAVDFCRYYADEIERIDAEGGMSAQGVWVCISPWNFPLAIFTGQIIAALMAGNTVVAKPAGQTPIIAHYAVSLMHEVGFPREAIQLVIGGPEIGAALTSNPAICGVAFTGSTATAKIIQKSLMADGQERTLIAETGGQNAMIVDSTALPEQVVDAVMMSAFQSAGQRCSALRVLCIQEDVYEETLSMIKGALRARQIGDTVANNIDVGPLIDEAARDKLEGYVQEHAEQVLIRHEGENGLPQTGVFFAPTIIEIRDIKEMGDEQFGPILHVLKFPSGGIRKLVEGINNLGYGLTGCLHSRIEERQHWFAQHLHVGNIYVNRNQIGAIVGSQPFGGHGLSGTGPKAGGPQYVYRFMQADTPEYQGSGDTAATLSSEITFDEAFKHAQSLARIWDVKAAKQAPEIAEQLANSAKTLNLGNDESFAQAIHALSKTAAKLRTLVKMPGVTGENNEWRCYARGVILQMHEQPDTQALLQIVAAVLSGNSVLVTDLPQQWADWFAKAGIDEDVVQGISSKNVNLNHPGLSALMLSGSKAWRAKQREQWAQREGAILPCLTESPIRTGSQGIAANPNVLAHLLFEQSISVNTAAAGGNIELLSL; encoded by the coding sequence TTGAGTGATTTAGCGACATTTCGGCAGTGGTACCTAGCAGACGAAGCTAAAGCGGTACAACGTTTATTAGAGGCTGCTGCTTGGCAAGAAGGCGAACTTGATCGAGTCAGCGAGATTGGTCGCGGCTTGATTGACGCGATTCGCGCTGGTGAAGGTGTCGGTCTTCTCGATGCGTTTTTACAAGAATACGCCCTGTCGAGCGAAGAAGGCATTGCCTTGATGTGTTTGGCCGAAGCGATGATGCGTGTGCCCGATTCTGACACACTCGATGAACTGATTTACGACAAATTTGGCCGCGCAAAATGGCGTTCGCACGTCGGTAAAAGCGATTCATTTTGGGTCAACGCGGCCACTTGGGGCATGCTCTTTACCGGCAAAGTGGTAAATTTTGGTCGTGAAGACGAGGAACGCTTTGGCAACACGCTACAGCGCTTGATGCGTAACTCCAGCGAACCCGTGATCCGTAACGCCGTCCGCCAAGGGATTAAAATCATGGGTAAACAATTTATCCTTGGTGAAACCATCGAAACCGCGATGAAGCGCGGCAAAAAAATGCAGGAGCGCGGCTACCGCTATTCCTTTGATATGTTAGGTGAAGGCGCGCGCACCGAGCGCGACGCTGAGCGCTATTACCAATCGTATCTCAATGCGCTTGAGGCGATCGGTATGGCGCAAAGCCAGGGCAACCCGATTGATAACTCAGGCCTGTCGGTCAAATTATCCGCGATTCACCCGCGTTATGAAGTAATGACCGAAGATCAGTGTGTGCCTGAGCTAATCGAGCGCATGCTTGAGCTCTGTAAACGCGCGAAAAAATACAATATTGGTTTAACCATTGATGCCGAAGAAGCGTGGCGTTTAGAACTGTCGATGGATGTGATTAAAGCGCTGTGTGAAGACGAATCGCTCAAAGACTGGCAAGGTTTGGGGCTAGCCGTTCAAGCGTATCAAAAGCGCTGCCCGGAATTGCTCGATTGGTTGATTGCACTTGGCCAAAAGCATAACCGTCGCTTTATGGTGCGCCTGGTTAAAGGCGCGTATTGGGATAGCGAGATCAAATGGTACCAAGAGCAAGGCCTCGCGGGCTATCCGGTCTTTACCCGCAAAGACAATACCGATGTGTCGTATTTAGCATGTGCACGCAAAATGCTCGGCGCACAAGATGAAATCTTCCCGCAATTCGCCACCCATAACGCGCACACCGTGGCTGCGATCTTAGCGATCACCGCTGATAAAGATCTCGAATTCGAACTCCAGCGCTTACACGGCATGGGCGAAGTCCTGCACGCAGAAGTGGTCGAGAAAGGCGAGCGTAAAGTGCCTTCGCGTATTTATGCCCCGGTCGGCACCCATAAAGACTTACTCTCCTATCTCGTTCGCCGCCTGTTAGAAAACGGCGCCAACTCATCGTTTGTTAACCACATCAGTAATGATGAAGTCAGCGCAGATCAGCTATTGACCGACCCGGTAGCAAAAGTTGCCGCGCTGGATAATGTTACTAACGAGCATATCCCGCTACCTCGCGACATTTACCCAACGCGCACGAACAGTAAAGGCTTTGACCTCACCTTCCCACCGGTGATCGAGCATTTCCGCAACATATTAAAAGAAAAGCCGGATTGGCAAGCCGCCTCACTAGTGGTCGATTATCAACCGGATATGAGCCAGGCCAAAGACGTCAACTCACCAGCAGACCGCAACCGCCGCATTGGCACAGTGTGCGAAGCTGATGAAGCCTTAGCCAAACAAGCGATCACCGCTGCCGAACAAGGCTTCAGCGCTTGGTCGCAAACCAGCGCCAAACACCGCGCCGCCCTTACTCGCGCACTCGCTGATCAATACGAGGCACACATGGATGACTGGCTGCGTTTGTGCATCTTTGAAGCTGGTAAAATGTGGGGGGACGCGGTCGCTGAAATGCGCGAAGCGGTTGATTTTTGTCGTTATTACGCTGATGAAATCGAGCGTATCGACGCCGAAGGCGGCATGAGCGCACAAGGTGTGTGGGTGTGTATCAGCCCTTGGAACTTCCCACTGGCGATTTTCACCGGACAAATCATCGCCGCTTTGATGGCCGGCAATACGGTAGTCGCCAAACCCGCCGGACAAACCCCGATTATCGCTCATTACGCCGTAAGCCTGATGCACGAAGTTGGCTTCCCACGTGAGGCCATCCAATTGGTGATCGGTGGCCCAGAAATTGGTGCAGCATTGACCAGCAACCCGGCGATCTGTGGTGTGGCGTTCACTGGCTCAACTGCAACCGCGAAAATCATCCAGAAAAGCTTGATGGCTGATGGCCAAGAGCGCACACTGATTGCCGAAACTGGCGGTCAAAACGCGATGATTGTCGATAGTACCGCGCTACCAGAGCAAGTGGTTGATGCAGTCATGATGTCCGCGTTTCAAAGCGCGGGCCAGCGCTGTTCTGCGCTGCGCGTCCTGTGCATCCAAGAAGATGTGTATGAAGAAACGCTGTCGATGATTAAAGGCGCGCTACGTGCTCGTCAAATTGGCGATACCGTGGCGAACAATATCGACGTTGGCCCGCTGATTGACGAAGCGGCGCGCGATAAACTCGAAGGGTATGTGCAAGAGCATGCTGAGCAAGTGCTGATTCGTCACGAAGGCGAAAACGGCTTGCCACAAACCGGGGTGTTTTTTGCGCCAACGATCATCGAGATTCGCGATATCAAAGAAATGGGCGACGAGCAGTTTGGCCCAATCTTGCATGTGCTCAAATTCCCATCAGGTGGCATTAGAAAATTGGTCGAAGGCATCAATAATCTCGGCTACGGCTTAACTGGCTGCTTACATTCACGCATTGAAGAGCGCCAGCACTGGTTTGCGCAACATCTGCACGTGGGCAATATTTATGTTAACCGCAACCAGATCGGTGCGATTGTCGGCTCACAACCTTTTGGTGGCCATGGCCTCTCCGGCACCGGTCCTAAAGCCGGCGGCCCACAATACGTCTATCGCTTTATGCAGGCTGACACGCCAGAATATCAAGGCTCAGGTGATACAGCAGCAACGCTTTCTTCGGAAATTACCTTTGACGAAGCGTTTAAGCACGCCCAATCGCTAGCGCGCATTTGGGACGTTAAAGCCGCTAAACAAGCGCCTGAGATTGCTGAACAGCTCGCAAACTCGGCTAAAACGCTGAATCTTGGTAACGATGAGTCATTTGCGCAAGCAATTCACGCACTGAGCAAAACTGCCGCAAAATTGCGCACCCTAGTTAAGATGCCCGGTGTGACTGGTGAGAACAACGAATGGCGCTGCTATGCACGTGGCGTTATCTTACAGATGCACGAGCAGCCCGATACACAAGCCTTGCTGCAAATCGTGGCTGCCGTCTTGTCTGGTAACAGCGTACTGGTCACCGATTTACCACAACAATGGGCAGATTGGTTCGCTAAAGCCGGCATCGATGAAGACGTTGTTCAAGGCATCTCAAGCAAAAACGTGAACCTCAACCACCCTGGCTTAAGCGCTTTGATGCTCTCTGGCAGCAAAGCTTGGCGCGCGAAACAACGCGAGCAATGGGCACAGCGCGAAGGCGCCATCTTGCCGTGCTTAACTGAATCGCCAATCAGAACAGGCAGCCAAGGTATCGCGGCGAACCCGAATGTGCTCGCACACTTGCTCTTTGAGCAGAGTATTTCGGTGAATACCGCAGCCGCTGGTGGTAACATCGAGCTACTTTCGCTCTAA
- a CDS encoding TolC family protein, whose product MLFIRIMSFRTLVFFSTLLPLAALADWGSLDYAPPAGETAEAFVSSAAPVSRSTLAPTPRLTTLTFADALAQTTQQSPSLQAAQADVAAKTLQSEALDGINKPWVFVSATAARYRVNADLDTSDVQNRINALGGQVDQFLGQLPPIPGLSLPDFSQAGNLLPNPIDLQREDTYTNAALSAVWPVYSGGRLEAMQDLVGARAEEAQSNLASVEQGLQRTLIERYFGLQLAKMALRVREQAKRTIAGHDHMAQRFYDQGMIARKERLEAQAALSDAQMEVEQARNRVALTEAGLAALVNQPDIQPANAIFVDRTPLPPLQFFQDQAISHFPGFAKIDAKEHQVSAMKDFSEGAFKPSISVLGRHDIRAHDADWMVGVNMRYTLWSGIDRQKMIEAADIQQQQISAVRAQAQSDIRLLVKKHYLAVEDALARFAAHSAQLPLAREQARLASRGFAEGLATAQDAIDSETNLAKVRTERAQSAYDYLLALADLLDSAGIPETFIDYQLRADVRIDEALYD is encoded by the coding sequence TTGTTATTTATTCGTATCATGTCGTTTCGCACCCTTGTTTTTTTCAGCACGTTGTTACCACTTGCTGCATTGGCTGACTGGGGCAGCTTGGATTACGCACCGCCTGCGGGAGAGACCGCAGAGGCGTTTGTGAGCAGCGCAGCACCTGTTAGTCGTTCCACCCTCGCGCCCACGCCACGATTAACCACGCTAACCTTTGCCGATGCGCTCGCACAAACCACCCAGCAATCACCATCGCTGCAAGCCGCACAAGCTGATGTGGCTGCGAAAACACTACAAAGTGAAGCACTCGATGGCATCAACAAACCGTGGGTTTTTGTCAGCGCCACTGCCGCGCGCTATCGTGTGAATGCCGATTTAGACACCAGCGATGTGCAAAACCGCATCAACGCGCTTGGCGGACAAGTTGATCAATTCTTAGGGCAACTGCCACCAATCCCGGGCTTATCGTTGCCGGATTTTTCACAAGCGGGCAACCTGCTACCCAACCCGATCGACCTGCAACGCGAAGACACCTACACCAACGCTGCATTAAGCGCGGTGTGGCCAGTCTATAGCGGTGGCCGTTTAGAAGCGATGCAAGACTTAGTTGGCGCGCGCGCAGAAGAAGCGCAAAGTAACCTTGCCAGCGTGGAACAAGGGCTGCAGCGCACCTTAATTGAGCGCTATTTTGGCTTGCAACTGGCGAAAATGGCGCTGCGCGTACGCGAACAAGCCAAGCGCACCATCGCCGGACACGACCACATGGCGCAGCGTTTTTACGACCAAGGCATGATCGCGCGCAAAGAGCGCCTGGAAGCTCAAGCAGCGCTTAGCGACGCACAAATGGAGGTTGAGCAGGCGAGAAACCGCGTCGCGCTGACAGAAGCCGGCTTAGCAGCCTTAGTGAATCAGCCCGACATTCAGCCGGCCAACGCGATTTTTGTCGACCGCACCCCACTACCACCGCTGCAATTCTTCCAAGACCAAGCAATCAGCCATTTCCCGGGCTTTGCGAAAATTGACGCCAAAGAGCATCAAGTCAGCGCGATGAAAGATTTTTCCGAAGGGGCGTTTAAGCCGTCAATCAGCGTACTCGGGCGACACGACATCCGCGCACACGACGCCGATTGGATGGTCGGGGTTAATATGCGCTATACCTTGTGGAGCGGTATTGATCGGCAAAAAATGATCGAAGCCGCGGATATACAGCAACAGCAAATCAGTGCGGTGCGTGCGCAAGCGCAATCCGATATTCGTCTATTGGTGAAAAAGCATTATCTCGCGGTCGAAGATGCACTCGCACGCTTTGCCGCGCATTCTGCACAACTGCCACTGGCGCGTGAGCAAGCACGACTAGCGAGCCGTGGGTTCGCTGAAGGACTCGCTACCGCACAAGATGCGATTGACAGTGAGACCAACCTTGCGAAAGTGCGCACCGAGCGCGCACAGTCTGCCTATGATTATTTGCTCGCCTTAGCCGATTTGCTTGATAGCGCAGGCATTCCTGAAACCTTTATTGACTATCAACTGCGTGCCGATGTGCGCATTGATGAGGCGCTCTATGATTAA
- a CDS encoding HlyD family secretion protein, translated as MIKKILAFTLLTGLIIATIYGYTVATQPQPVVFQGQLEAKETRVGAKVPGRIGELLVREGDQVEVGTPIMRLDAPEIDAKVAQAQAGYDAAQALVDKAKSGARPQEIAMAKAQLDRAQAGATFAEQSWARVSALADEGLISKQKRDETYAQYRNALEQRDAAQAQYDMAREGARSEDIAAAEAQAASIAAQVAQAEVARDESRLRSPVAGEISEVIPDVGEIVAQGVPIVSVVDLSDQYLVLNIREDYIRHFALDSEFNGEIPALENRKVRFRVYTSAVMPDYAIWRPTRNSEGYDMRTFTVKARPLEPIKDMRPGMSVLVNLPDTP; from the coding sequence ATGATTAAAAAAATACTCGCATTCACCCTGCTCACCGGGCTGATTATTGCAACCATTTATGGCTACACCGTCGCTACACAACCGCAGCCTGTGGTCTTTCAGGGTCAGCTTGAAGCCAAAGAAACGCGCGTTGGCGCTAAAGTTCCGGGGCGCATTGGCGAACTGTTAGTGCGCGAAGGCGATCAAGTCGAAGTCGGCACACCGATCATGCGCTTAGACGCGCCAGAGATTGATGCCAAAGTCGCCCAAGCGCAAGCTGGCTATGACGCGGCACAAGCGTTAGTTGATAAAGCAAAAAGCGGTGCACGACCGCAGGAAATCGCGATGGCTAAAGCACAACTCGATCGCGCTCAAGCCGGCGCGACCTTTGCCGAGCAATCATGGGCTCGGGTGAGCGCCTTGGCCGATGAAGGACTGATCAGCAAGCAAAAACGCGACGAAACCTACGCACAATACCGCAACGCCCTCGAGCAACGTGACGCCGCACAAGCGCAGTACGACATGGCGCGCGAAGGTGCACGCAGCGAAGATATCGCTGCCGCTGAAGCGCAAGCCGCATCAATCGCCGCACAAGTCGCACAAGCAGAAGTTGCACGCGATGAAAGCCGGCTGCGTAGTCCAGTTGCCGGCGAGATTAGCGAAGTGATCCCTGATGTGGGTGAGATCGTTGCTCAAGGCGTGCCGATTGTGAGCGTGGTTGATCTCAGCGATCAATATCTGGTGCTCAATATTCGCGAAGATTATATTCGCCACTTCGCCTTGGATAGCGAATTTAACGGCGAGATCCCAGCGTTAGAGAACCGTAAAGTGCGTTTTCGCGTGTACACCAGCGCCGTCATGCCGGATTATGCGATCTGGCGCCCCACGCGCAACAGCGAAGGCTATGATATGCGCACCTTTACCGTTAAAGCGCGTCCGCTTGAGCCAATCAAAGATATGCGCCCGGGTATGAGTGTGCTGGTTAATCTGCCGGATACCCCTTGA
- a CDS encoding 5-formyltetrahydrofolate cyclo-ligase, with protein sequence MDDLNAKQRQACRAARRLITGEQRTQASKAIAKRALNWLDKHPATSIGLFLSLNEEIDTTPLLHELWARGRTVYLPVVRKQNAPLVWMPYQQGDALSKDSLGIAAPAYNPKYAQEGMHLDVVFTPLVAWDQSGQRIGMGGGFYDRTFAAKIAGQAPLLIGLAYACQEVTRIQARPWDIPMDGIITEQALNII encoded by the coding sequence ATGGACGATCTAAACGCCAAGCAGCGCCAAGCGTGTCGTGCGGCACGTCGGCTAATCACTGGCGAGCAACGCACACAGGCGAGCAAAGCAATTGCTAAGCGCGCACTCAACTGGCTCGACAAACACCCAGCGACTTCTATCGGTCTCTTTTTATCGCTCAACGAAGAAATCGACACCACCCCGCTACTCCACGAATTGTGGGCAAGGGGCCGCACAGTCTATTTACCCGTCGTGCGCAAGCAAAACGCACCGCTTGTTTGGATGCCCTACCAGCAAGGCGATGCATTAAGCAAAGATTCGCTCGGGATCGCTGCACCAGCGTATAATCCGAAATACGCACAAGAAGGTATGCATCTTGATGTGGTGTTTACCCCGTTAGTGGCCTGGGATCAAAGCGGCCAGCGCATTGGTATGGGTGGTGGCTTTTATGATCGTACGTTTGCGGCTAAAATAGCCGGACAGGCGCCATTACTCATTGGCTTGGCCTACGCCTGTCAAGAAGTCACTCGTATTCAAGCCCGGCCGTGGGATATTCCCATGGACGGCATTATTACTGAGCAAGCGCTTAACATTATTTAG
- the pyk gene encoding pyruvate kinase, which produces MMAKNRDLTRIHHHTKIIATLGPASNSPEILEHMIRVGLNVIRLNFSHGTPEIHAENARRVREASERAGREVAIIADLQGPKVRVGKIKGDKVELKQGDNFILDAAFEGEGSAERVGLDYRALPRDVKPGDVLLLDDGLLTVTVTSVEGDEIHTEIQNDAVLKSNKGINKQGGGISAGALTDKDHEDLKTAVEIGADYLAISFVKSAADMDLARRLLAQAAHSYHRPGLIAKIERTEAIENLEEILYLCDGVMVARGDLAVEVGNAAVPSLQKKIIKKARAMRRFTITATQMMESMITNPVPTRAEVSDVANAVLDGSDAVMLSAETAVGQYPFETVRSMAQICSAAEQAQDPLTGADIHVENTSRIDHSIASGAVFTARQLNAKAIVALTESGSTAFHISRFGINIPIYALTGNRLVQRKMCMYRGVRPLMLDTGLDHQTAIQEAEAHLRWRGVVDSGDLYVITSGVTMGKPGSTNTLQISRAQ; this is translated from the coding sequence ATCATGGCTAAAAATCGAGATCTCACCCGGATTCATCACCACACAAAAATCATTGCTACCCTCGGCCCGGCCAGCAATTCGCCGGAAATCTTGGAGCATATGATTCGCGTGGGCTTAAACGTCATTCGCCTGAATTTCAGTCATGGCACCCCGGAAATACACGCTGAAAACGCGCGACGCGTACGTGAGGCTTCCGAGCGCGCCGGACGCGAAGTGGCGATTATTGCCGACTTACAAGGGCCAAAAGTTCGCGTCGGCAAAATCAAAGGCGACAAGGTGGAGCTCAAACAAGGCGACAACTTCATTTTAGATGCCGCCTTTGAAGGCGAAGGCAGCGCAGAACGCGTCGGACTCGATTATCGTGCGCTGCCGCGTGATGTCAAACCCGGCGATGTGTTATTACTCGACGATGGTCTGTTGACTGTGACAGTCACCAGTGTTGAAGGCGATGAAATTCACACTGAAATTCAAAACGACGCGGTGCTGAAAAGCAATAAAGGTATCAACAAACAAGGCGGCGGGATTTCTGCCGGCGCGCTCACCGATAAAGACCACGAAGACTTAAAAACCGCGGTAGAGATTGGCGCCGATTACCTCGCAATCAGCTTTGTAAAATCCGCTGCTGATATGGATTTGGCGCGACGTTTACTCGCTCAAGCCGCACACAGCTACCATCGCCCAGGCCTGATTGCCAAAATCGAGCGCACCGAGGCGATCGAGAATCTCGAAGAAATTCTTTATTTATGTGATGGAGTGATGGTCGCGCGTGGTGATTTGGCGGTTGAAGTCGGCAATGCGGCGGTTCCTTCACTGCAGAAAAAGATCATTAAAAAAGCGCGCGCCATGCGCCGCTTCACGATCACCGCCACGCAAATGATGGAAAGTATGATCACCAATCCTGTGCCAACCCGCGCCGAGGTGAGTGATGTTGCAAACGCCGTGCTTGATGGCAGCGATGCGGTGATGCTGAGTGCAGAAACCGCAGTCGGGCAGTATCCATTTGAAACCGTACGCAGCATGGCGCAAATTTGTTCAGCCGCCGAGCAGGCGCAAGACCCACTGACCGGCGCGGATATCCATGTCGAAAACACCTCGCGCATTGATCACAGTATCGCCAGTGGCGCTGTATTCACCGCGCGTCAGCTCAACGCCAAAGCAATTGTCGCGCTCACTGAAAGTGGCAGCACCGCGTTTCATATTAGCCGTTTTGGCATTAATATCCCGATTTACGCACTCACCGGCAACCGTTTGGTGCAGCGCAAAATGTGCATGTATCGTGGGGTGCGCCCGTTGATGCTCGATACCGGGCTTGATCACCAAACCGCGATTCAAGAAGCTGAAGCCCATCTGCGTTGGCGTGGTGTGGTCGATAGCGGCGATCTGTATGTAATCACCAGCGGTGTGACCATGGGCAAACCCGGCTCAACCAACACCCTGCAAATCTCGCGCGCGCAATGA
- a CDS encoding ABC transporter permease, with product MNTFFRSAILEWRSFERNSWDQAMVLWLPLLVVALLWWTFSAGLTHKLPIAVLDQDHSSASRELTRMLDAAPGMHIALSASDAREAEQAMQSTDVYAIITIPHDFSRNIIEGKASPVLADINAQYGTYSGVIQRDVRQVVTTFSAGVQQQLITAQGMPPQNLMPAIMPLTSDSQMAFNPTTNYQSFIAATLIPALLHILATVAGAYGFGRELRDKTLRTRYYGSLGSAKHQPHNDYLGMMFALHGKLFWPMIGYTIWGAFSLSLISEHSTISPIAWWLCFLAYYLLISISLWLGVLLAATPISLRMGLSSAALITAPAYAFSGMTFPLPMMPEGAQNIANALPLTHYLHIQVMLLEQGSPWQAVLPILAGLIIASIVLMLLSIAMCYRALGHPERWGGR from the coding sequence TTGAATACATTTTTCCGCAGCGCGATCTTAGAATGGCGCTCATTCGAGCGTAACAGCTGGGATCAAGCGATGGTTTTATGGCTGCCGCTGCTGGTGGTCGCCCTGCTTTGGTGGACGTTCTCAGCAGGGCTCACCCATAAATTACCCATCGCTGTGCTCGATCAGGACCATAGCAGCGCTTCACGCGAGCTCACGCGGATGCTCGATGCCGCCCCCGGCATGCATATCGCGCTGTCAGCGAGCGATGCCCGTGAAGCCGAGCAGGCGATGCAAAGCACAGACGTGTACGCGATCATCACCATCCCGCACGATTTTTCACGCAACATCATCGAAGGTAAGGCCTCACCAGTGCTTGCCGATATTAACGCCCAATACGGCACCTATTCTGGCGTCATCCAGCGCGATGTACGCCAAGTGGTCACCACCTTTTCTGCCGGTGTGCAACAGCAGCTCATCACCGCACAAGGCATGCCGCCACAAAACCTCATGCCGGCGATTATGCCGCTGACCAGCGATAGTCAGATGGCGTTTAACCCCACTACCAACTACCAATCCTTCATCGCCGCCACCTTAATCCCTGCACTGCTGCATATTCTCGCCACGGTTGCCGGTGCGTATGGTTTTGGCCGTGAGCTGCGCGACAAAACCCTGCGCACGCGCTATTACGGCTCGCTTGGCTCAGCGAAACATCAACCGCATAACGACTACCTCGGGATGATGTTTGCCTTGCACGGCAAGCTGTTTTGGCCGATGATCGGTTACACCATCTGGGGTGCATTTAGCCTATCGCTGATTAGCGAACACAGCACCATCAGCCCGATCGCGTGGTGGCTGTGTTTTCTCGCCTACTACCTGCTGATTTCCATCTCGCTGTGGCTCGGTGTGCTGCTCGCAGCCACCCCGATTTCACTACGCATGGGCCTATCGAGCGCGGCGCTGATTACTGCGCCAGCGTACGCTTTTAGCGGCATGACGTTTCCTCTGCCAATGATGCCTGAAGGCGCGCAAAACATCGCCAACGCCCTACCGCTCACCCATTATTTACATATTCAAGTGATGCTGCTTGAGCAAGGCTCGCCCTGGCAAGCGGTTTTGCCAATCTTAGCGGGGCTCATTATCGCCAGTATTGTGTTGATGCTGCTCAGCATCGCGATGTGTTATCGCGCATTAGGGCACCCTGAGCGCTGGGGTGGCCGCTAA
- a CDS encoding ABC transporter permease, with translation MTRNGFRASFIHTLGLIARDKAMILMLILAPILYGFYYPWPYSTQLIYETQIGIVDQDKSTLSRQIQRFINASPYTELQPLNDQRSAYQALVRREIDGYVVIPSGLSRAITLGNPAALEVNVNSAYLLLGKSALTGILGATGTVSAGIELTRFAAQGLSTAQANVLRDPVPLIINPRYNPNEGYGNYVVPAVSWLILQQTLLIGAALFIGTLTEQRRVTATPSGWAGRIAALSIINMIMVVFYTGWIFMVQGYAHGGNPLGNLLLITLFSPTVASLGCLLGLWFKVRERALQILTFSSLPLFFLSGYSWPLEVMPDALLILRWLTPSTAAIQAGVHFNQMNAPISANLHYLFALAALGLAAYVLLIFTGRIKPENEQSSDTDTHNAA, from the coding sequence ATGACCCGTAACGGTTTCCGCGCCAGTTTCATCCACACCTTAGGCCTGATCGCGCGCGACAAGGCGATGATTTTGATGCTGATCTTAGCGCCCATCCTCTACGGCTTTTATTACCCTTGGCCGTATTCCACCCAGCTGATCTATGAAACGCAAATCGGCATCGTCGATCAAGACAAATCCACACTTTCACGACAAATCCAGCGCTTTATCAACGCGAGCCCATACACCGAGCTGCAACCGCTTAACGACCAACGCAGCGCCTATCAAGCGCTGGTTCGGCGCGAGATTGACGGCTACGTGGTCATCCCAAGTGGTTTAAGCCGCGCGATTACCCTCGGCAACCCAGCAGCGCTTGAGGTGAACGTGAATTCGGCATATTTATTGCTCGGTAAATCAGCGCTCACCGGTATTCTTGGCGCGACTGGCACAGTATCTGCCGGCATCGAGCTCACGCGCTTTGCCGCCCAAGGTTTGAGCACAGCGCAAGCCAATGTATTGCGCGATCCTGTACCGCTAATAATCAATCCGCGCTACAACCCCAATGAAGGCTACGGCAATTATGTTGTGCCTGCGGTGTCCTGGCTGATTTTGCAGCAGACGCTGCTGATTGGTGCGGCGCTCTTTATCGGTACGCTCACCGAGCAACGCCGCGTGACCGCCACGCCCTCAGGCTGGGCAGGACGCATCGCTGCGCTATCAATCATTAATATGATTATGGTGGTGTTTTACACCGGCTGGATCTTTATGGTCCAAGGCTATGCTCACGGCGGCAATCCGCTCGGCAACCTGCTGCTGATTACCCTATTCTCACCAACGGTCGCCTCCCTCGGCTGCCTGCTCGGCTTATGGTTTAAGGTGCGCGAGCGCGCGCTGCAAATCCTCACCTTCAGCTCGCTGCCACTGTTCTTTTTAAGCGGCTATTCCTGGCCGCTGGAAGTCATGCCCGACGCGCTGCTGATTTTGCGTTGGCTGACCCCAAGCACCGCAGCGATTCAAGCCGGCGTGCATTTTAACCAAATGAACGCACCGATCAGCGCCAACCTGCATTATCTATTTGCGCTCGCCGCCCTTGGCTTAGCCGCGTATGTACTGCTGATTTTCACCGGACGCATCAAGCCCGAAAACGAACAATCATCCGACACAGACACACATAACGCCGCTTAA